In Malus sylvestris chromosome 16, drMalSylv7.2, whole genome shotgun sequence, the following are encoded in one genomic region:
- the LOC126609161 gene encoding uncharacterized protein LOC126609161, translating to MDARFAAFESEFPSIICEAVNSAFDAKLPAQLDARLPAYFEQFRRELTHELTFRREGEGPSHPPPPDPFVTHEMAQIPPPPHPGPQNPRPPWQQRLDFPRFTDGDDILAWIYKAEQFFSFYGIPDAQRVLTASFHFEGELLHWFRWMDCVNTTPTWSAFTTALCREFGPFAFEDSAEALFKLHQLGPLRDYIAEFHRLATRSPEISPLLLRSCFLGGLKKELRYDVKLFKPANVHEAIAIAVQLDSKLTELKSVPSRTTTTSKPFSNTVTPSSYTMLNTRNLGIKKLTPAEIQRKRERGECWFCTDKWVSGHKCGLKQLLKMDVLDSDVVENDIEEDQPALHNMELSACAFYGTHGCPPAQTMKVLGQINDRSVKILLDSGSSHNFVDSKLLKQWGWHATNTKSFEVMIAYGGKVTSSGCCRAVELSLEGYHCHTDLYSLPLGGCDVVLGVQWLSTVSPVLWDFQLLTMEFTKDHHTYKLSHQNSTTSGIQEVSLHQLDKELANSNLGFFLYSMETEKLESCELNSVQLQELQQLLNAFESIFALPTTLPPQRDHDHHIPLVQGAKPPSIRPYHYGPLQKTEIEKAVQELLEAGFIRRSHSPFSFPVLLVRKNEGTWRMCIDYRELNTLTIKDKY from the coding sequence ATGGATGCCCGCTTTGCTGCTTTTGAATCTGAATTTCCGTCGATCATCTGTGAAGCGGTGAACTCCGCTTTTGATGCCAAGCTTCCAGCCCAACTCGATGCGCGCCTTCCGGCGTATTTTGAGCAGTTCCGCCGCGAGCTCACTCATGAACTCACCTTTCGTCGTGAGGGTGAAGGTCCATCCCACCCACCTCCTCCAGATCCATTTGTTACTCATGAGATGGCTCAGATCCCGCCACCACCTCATCCTGGCCCTCAGAATCCAAGGCCGCCGTGGCAACAGCGCCTCGACTTTCCCAGATTTACTGACGGTGATGATATCCTTGCTTGGATTTACAAAGCCGAACAGTTCTTCTCCTTCTATGGGATCCCCGATGCTCAACGTGTTCTCACCGCCTCCTTTCATTTTGAAGGTGAGCTTCTTCACTGGTTCCGTTGGATGGATTGCGTCAACACCACTCCCACTTGGTCGGCGTTTACCACCGCCCTTTGTCGCGAGTTTGGACCCTTTGCTTTCGAAGATAGTGCCGAGGCTCTCTTCAAACTTCACCAGCTCGGTCCTCTTCGTGATTATATCGCGGAATTTCACCGTCTAGCTACTCGATCACCTGAGATTAGCCCTCTTCTGTTACGCAGTTGCTTTTTAGGGGGGTTGAAAAAGGAACTGCGCTATGATGTCAAACTGTTCAAACCCGCCAATGTCCATGAGGCTATTGCCATTGCTGTGCAGCTTGATTCTAAGCTTACTGAGCTAAAATCGGTCCCATCTCGCACCACTACCACGTCTAAACCCTTTTCAAACACTGTCACACCTTCCTCCTATACTATGCTAAACACTCGCAACCTTGGTATTAAGAAGCTAACCCCGGCTGAGATCCAGAGGAAGCGAGAGCGAGGGGAATGTTGGTTCTGTACTGATAAGTGGGTGAGCGGCCATAAGTGTGGCCTTAAGCAGCTACTGAAGATGGATGTGCTGGATTCGGATGTTGTTGAAAATGACATTGAGGAGGATCAACCTGCATTGCACAACATGGAGCTTAGTGCGTGTGCCTTCTATGGCACTCATGGATGTCCACCCGCTCAAACCATGAAGGTGCTTGGTCAGATTAATGATCGATCTGTGAAAATACTCCTGGACTCGGGCAGCTCACACAACTTTGTTGATTCCAAATTGCTTAAACAGTGGGGGTGGCATGCAACAAATACCAAGTCCTTTGAGGTCATGATAGCTTATGGCGGCAAGGTGACAAGTTCTGGTTGTTGCAGGGCTGTGGAATTGTCTCTTGAAGGGTATCACTGTCACACAGATTTGTACTCATTGCCGTTGGGTGGTTGTGATGTGGTCTTGGGGGTGCAGTGGCTTTCCACCGTGAGCCCTGTGCTATGGGACTTCCAACTCCTCACAATGGAGTTCACAAAGGACCACCACACTTATAAATTGTCTCATCAAAATTCCACTACCTCAGGAATTCAAGAAGTATCACTGCATCAACTGGATAAGGAGTTAGCTAACTCTAATCTGGGGTTTTTCTTGTATTCCATGGAAACAGAAAAGTTAGAATCCTGTGAATTGAATTCAGTACAGTTGCAGGAACTACAACAATTGTTGAATGCATTCGAGTCTATCTTTGCTTTGCCTACTACGCTACCTCCACAGCGAGACCACGACCATCACATTCCCCTTGTGCAAGGGGCCAAACCACCAAGCATTCGACCATACCACTATGGTCCGTTACAGAAAACTGAAATCGAGAAGGCAGTTCAAGAATTACTTGAGGCAGGTTTCATAAGGCGAAGCCATAGCCCATTCTCCTTTCCTGTTTTGTTAGTGAGGAAGAATGAAGGCACTTGGCGGATGTGCATTGACTACAGAGAGCTCAATACCCTCACTATTAAGGACAA